The following proteins are co-located in the Haloarcula marismortui ATCC 43049 genome:
- a CDS encoding CheF family chemotaxis protein: MSDGEHALVDTKGKFVQVVSDGRKRNDIEWLPGRILLSNKRLVLATNDGKRTIPLSKVSSVTASQMNQPLAQVDSYIKVQAGRNVTLISAKKADEFQEKLYSTLLDQTVVLVNHPAVKGGVVQDGGWEKGRLKLDGDCINLAIASGTFVELDIDDVGTVEAKEKTIRGDERPLLEVEHTIEGTSVETHITGTPRHVSLIEGLVRQGEQRNIADDVDLSDKETQVLMALYSGISPFKIPEFVDMEIEEVEDVYDRLMESDILEPVRTRREVQLEARGRSIASDAMADQ, encoded by the coding sequence ATGAGCGACGGAGAACACGCACTGGTCGATACGAAGGGGAAGTTCGTTCAGGTCGTCTCGGACGGGCGGAAGCGAAACGACATCGAGTGGCTACCCGGTCGGATTTTGCTCTCGAACAAGCGGCTCGTCCTTGCGACCAACGACGGCAAGCGGACCATCCCGCTGTCGAAGGTCAGCAGCGTCACGGCCAGCCAGATGAACCAGCCACTCGCACAGGTGGACAGCTACATCAAGGTGCAGGCCGGCCGGAACGTGACGCTCATCTCGGCGAAGAAAGCCGATGAGTTTCAGGAGAAACTGTACAGCACGCTACTCGACCAGACTGTCGTCCTCGTCAACCACCCCGCAGTCAAGGGTGGCGTTGTTCAGGACGGCGGCTGGGAGAAGGGGCGGCTCAAGCTCGACGGCGACTGCATCAATCTGGCCATCGCCAGCGGCACGTTCGTCGAACTGGACATCGACGACGTGGGGACCGTCGAGGCCAAGGAGAAGACGATCCGCGGCGACGAGCGACCGCTGCTGGAGGTCGAACACACCATCGAGGGCACCAGCGTCGAAACCCACATCACGGGGACGCCCCGACACGTCTCGCTCATCGAGGGGCTCGTCCGGCAGGGCGAGCAGCGCAATATCGCCGACGACGTGGACCTCTCGGATAAGGAGACACAGGTGCTGATGGCGCTGTACTCCGGCATCTCACCGTTCAAGATCCCGGAGTTCGTCGATATGGAGATCGAGGAAGTCGAGGACGTGTACGACCGGTTGATGGAGTCCGATATCCTCGAACCGGTCCGGACACGCCGGGAGGTCCAACTGGAGGCCCGCGGCCGCTCGATCGCAAGCGACGCAATGGCTGACCAGTAG
- a CDS encoding HEAT repeat domain-containing protein: protein MSLYELERDGNAQELIRLLRESDNERVKTRAAELLGNFEDHDDRRDVVNALVNAAQSDSDAITGAAIDSLDELGDDAITQLIGSMAGVDLEDDAADWVKAKAYMQVLDADVPELRMAAANGLGNLDQADAVPKLAERFEDADPRVRARAARSAGKIGDSRATTPLESVLSDPKAGVRREAADALGNIGNRQALQALLPLYEDDDERVRRIAVGAFGNFGNDRPVDYLIEALSDDSAAVRRTAVYSLIELLSNVPTDQSHEIRDTVVEKLSNTDDRSVVVPLVEILEESTQAAQRRNTAWMLGRVTSQEERDRVIESLVDALGDDDQMLRQFAATSLAELGDDDNMVERRLLKIVQDDGVDPDIRGQAIFTLGKVGSERSRKTLDKLIDETEHDVVRKKAFSAISKLGGRG from the coding sequence ATGAGCCTCTACGAACTGGAACGGGACGGCAATGCACAGGAACTCATCCGCCTCCTCAGGGAGAGCGACAACGAGCGGGTCAAGACTCGTGCCGCGGAGCTACTGGGGAACTTCGAGGACCACGACGACCGGCGCGACGTGGTCAACGCGCTCGTGAACGCGGCACAGAGCGATAGCGACGCGATCACCGGGGCGGCTATCGACTCGCTTGACGAACTCGGTGACGACGCGATCACACAGCTCATCGGGAGTATGGCCGGCGTCGACCTCGAAGACGACGCCGCCGACTGGGTGAAGGCGAAGGCGTATATGCAGGTGCTCGACGCCGACGTGCCGGAACTTCGGATGGCAGCAGCAAACGGCCTCGGGAATCTGGACCAGGCCGACGCGGTCCCGAAGCTCGCAGAGCGCTTCGAGGACGCCGACCCGCGAGTGCGGGCGCGAGCGGCCCGGTCGGCCGGGAAGATCGGCGACTCGCGGGCAACGACGCCGCTGGAGTCCGTCCTGTCGGACCCAAAAGCTGGCGTCAGGCGCGAGGCGGCGGATGCGCTGGGGAATATCGGGAACCGACAGGCGCTTCAGGCGCTGTTGCCGCTGTACGAGGACGACGACGAGCGAGTCCGGCGCATCGCCGTCGGGGCGTTCGGGAACTTCGGCAACGACCGGCCGGTCGATTATCTCATCGAAGCCCTCTCGGACGACTCCGCCGCCGTCCGCCGGACGGCCGTCTACTCGCTCATCGAACTTCTATCGAACGTCCCGACTGACCAGAGCCACGAGATACGGGACACCGTCGTCGAGAAGCTCTCGAACACGGACGACCGGAGCGTCGTCGTGCCGCTGGTCGAAATTCTCGAAGAGAGCACGCAGGCCGCCCAGCGGCGCAACACCGCCTGGATGCTCGGCCGGGTCACCAGCCAAGAAGAGCGTGACCGCGTCATCGAATCGCTGGTCGACGCGCTCGGCGACGACGACCAGATGCTCCGGCAGTTCGCCGCCACCAGTCTCGCTGAACTCGGTGACGACGACAACATGGTGGAGCGACGACTGCTCAAAATCGTGCAAGACGACGGCGTCGACCCCGATATCCGCGGACAGGCTATCTTCACCCTCGGGAAGGTCGGCAGCGAGCGGTCCCGAAAGACGCTGGATAAACTCATCGACGAGACCGAACACGACGTGGTCAGGAAGAAGGCCTTCTCGGCCATCTCGAAGCTCGGTGGCCGCGGATGA
- a CDS encoding DUF7521 family protein, translated as MIELLYAISTLVFVVAGLTMVGMAMRAYVQTSRQAMLHLSVGFSLAIAGAAATMISAFINDFEGVRSLLLVNSGLTTFGYLFVMYSLITYE; from the coding sequence ATGATAGAACTTCTCTATGCCATATCGACGCTGGTATTCGTCGTGGCCGGACTGACAATGGTTGGGATGGCCATGCGGGCGTACGTCCAGACATCCCGGCAGGCGATGCTTCACCTCTCGGTGGGATTTTCGCTTGCAATCGCGGGCGCGGCCGCGACCATGATTAGCGCGTTCATCAATGACTTCGAAGGCGTCCGCTCGTTGCTGCTGGTCAACAGTGGGCTGACGACCTTCGGTTATCTGTTTGTGATGTACAGTCTCATCACGTACGAATGA
- a CDS encoding protein-glutamate methylesterase/protein-glutamine glutaminase, with amino-acid sequence MADGVRAVVADDSHFMRSVISDILSDGGIDVVAQARDGEEAVSAVIEHRPDVVTMDVEMPVMNGIEATERIMAESPTPVLMLSAHTDENADVTFEALDKGAVDFFTKPGGEVSMEMSRLKDQLVEMVSSVAAVDVGATGSRSGTGSDSGTAPTTAGGSATDRRGTGGSSGQTTYVANPTLVIGSSTGGPKMVEQVMENLPIEADLRVLIIQHMPEGFTGRFAERINTRSDYEVQEATDGARIGGGEGLVAAGDRHMEVKNYRNGRLRTKLTQDEPVNSVRPAVDVTMQTAAETIDDPLVGLILTGMGEDGADGIRRIKQAGGKTIAQDEATSAVYGMPKRAAETGCVDTVLPIDDIADGVIDTITTEVT; translated from the coding sequence ATGGCAGATGGTGTCCGCGCTGTGGTCGCAGACGACTCTCACTTCATGCGGAGTGTCATCTCTGATATCCTCAGTGATGGCGGTATTGATGTCGTTGCGCAGGCGCGTGACGGCGAGGAGGCAGTATCGGCCGTTATCGAACATCGACCTGATGTCGTGACGATGGATGTCGAGATGCCGGTAATGAACGGCATTGAGGCAACCGAGCGCATCATGGCTGAGTCTCCGACGCCGGTGTTGATGCTGTCAGCCCACACCGACGAGAACGCCGATGTGACGTTCGAGGCGCTCGATAAGGGTGCGGTCGACTTCTTCACCAAGCCCGGTGGTGAGGTGTCGATGGAGATGTCACGCCTGAAAGACCAGCTGGTCGAGATGGTCAGTTCTGTCGCGGCAGTCGATGTCGGCGCGACGGGCAGCCGCAGCGGGACAGGCAGCGACAGCGGTACGGCACCGACAACCGCCGGCGGTTCGGCCACTGACCGGAGAGGGACCGGAGGCTCGTCGGGCCAGACGACCTACGTCGCGAACCCGACGCTCGTCATCGGCTCTTCGACCGGCGGCCCGAAGATGGTGGAACAGGTTATGGAGAACCTCCCCATCGAGGCCGACTTGCGGGTGCTCATCATCCAGCACATGCCGGAAGGGTTCACCGGCCGGTTCGCCGAGCGGATCAACACGCGAAGCGATTACGAGGTTCAGGAGGCCACCGACGGGGCACGCATCGGCGGCGGCGAGGGACTTGTCGCCGCCGGTGACCGGCATATGGAGGTCAAAAACTACCGGAACGGCCGACTGCGGACGAAGTTGACACAGGACGAACCGGTCAACAGCGTCCGTCCGGCCGTCGACGTGACGATGCAGACGGCCGCAGAGACCATCGACGACCCACTCGTCGGGCTCATCCTCACCGGGATGGGCGAAGACGGCGCGGACGGGATTCGGCGCATCAAGCAGGCCGGTGGCAAGACCATCGCACAGGACGAGGCCACGTCCGCGGTGTACGGCATGCCAAAACGCGCCGCCGAGACGGGCTGTGTGGACACTGTCTTGCCTATCGACGACATTGCGGACGGCGTTATCGACACGATTACCACTGAGGTGACCTGA
- a CDS encoding chemotaxis protein CheW — protein MAAQSATTGQVLEFQLGSETYCVSIDYVTEIVDIGELTSVPNAPPHVRGVMDLRGRTTSIVDPKVVFGIGDEGAEKRIIVFDPDIVEEQGAAGWLVDEVYQVVQITPEQVDRSPANDAGSIRGVIKRDDSFVIWVDPAIVHAGD, from the coding sequence ATGGCAGCACAGTCAGCCACCACCGGCCAAGTACTCGAGTTCCAGCTCGGCTCGGAAACGTACTGCGTGAGTATCGACTACGTGACTGAGATCGTCGATATCGGCGAACTCACGTCCGTTCCGAACGCCCCGCCGCACGTCCGTGGCGTCATGGACCTTCGCGGGCGCACGACATCGATTGTTGACCCTAAAGTCGTCTTCGGCATTGGAGACGAGGGTGCGGAGAAGCGAATTATCGTCTTCGACCCGGATATCGTCGAGGAACAGGGTGCAGCTGGCTGGCTCGTCGACGAAGTGTATCAGGTAGTCCAGATCACTCCTGAACAGGTCGACCGGTCCCCCGCGAACGACGCCGGCTCAATCCGGGGCGTCATCAAGCGAGATGACAGTTTTGTTATCTGGGTGGACCCCGCCATCGTCCACGCTGGTGACTGA
- the cheA gene encoding chemotaxis protein CheA, translated as MDDQYLDAFIRESEEAITELNNSLLELESDPSNTEAMDSIFRTAHTLKGNFGAMGFDNAADLAHAMEDLLDEMRQGEMEVTPDLMDLVFAGVDQIEVIVGEIEEHGESGTETDEMVEELRAVLEEGAAAAGDTETTDDGSSDSDESLTTDAGVSDADIDGDAVDERVLQAEISVGESDMLGVDSMLAVESIEGRFDILDSSPSRADIEDGEFEDTFVLYLDGPDAATVDAELGTTGKVDSFDVTDVTDELVSGTGTDSDAADDSGAGSDSGSDPDPGAEEEHSVDEIKSVRVDVDQLDDLHGLVEQLVTSRIKLRRGVEKDDLDSTGETLNELDKITANLQNTVMDMRLIPLKKVVGKFPRLVRDLARELDKDIEFEIEGEDIELDRTILTEISDPLMHILRNSVDHGIESPEEREQAGKSRTGHITLRASRERDHVIIEVEDDGAGLDVDGIREKAIEKGVRSPEELDAMDDSAVYDLVFHPGFSTADEVTDTSGRGVGMDVVHDTVSQLDGSVSVDSEPGEGTTVSLRLPVTMAIVKVLFVKVGGEEYGVPIKNVDEITGTEEAKQVNGQEVIKHNDEIYPVIHLDDTFDIEGETANGDGMLVRIRESERQVALHCDSVNSQEEVVVKPLEGILSGTPGLSGTAVLGDGNIVHILDVVTL; from the coding sequence ATGGACGACCAGTATTTAGACGCATTCATCCGTGAAAGTGAAGAAGCGATTACCGAACTCAATAACTCACTGCTCGAACTCGAGTCTGACCCCTCCAACACGGAGGCGATGGACTCGATCTTCCGGACAGCCCACACGCTGAAGGGTAACTTCGGAGCGATGGGCTTTGACAACGCAGCAGACCTCGCGCACGCGATGGAGGACCTGCTCGACGAGATGCGCCAGGGCGAAATGGAGGTCACACCGGACCTGATGGACCTCGTCTTCGCCGGCGTCGACCAGATAGAAGTTATCGTCGGGGAGATCGAGGAGCACGGCGAATCGGGGACGGAGACCGACGAGATGGTCGAAGAGCTCCGGGCCGTCCTCGAAGAGGGGGCCGCCGCCGCGGGTGACACCGAAACGACAGACGACGGCTCGTCGGACAGCGACGAGTCGCTCACCACGGATGCGGGCGTCAGCGATGCCGACATCGACGGCGATGCCGTCGACGAGCGGGTCCTGCAGGCCGAAATCAGTGTCGGAGAGTCGGATATGCTCGGCGTTGACTCGATGCTGGCCGTCGAGTCCATCGAGGGGCGGTTCGACATTCTCGATTCGAGTCCGAGCCGTGCCGATATCGAGGACGGCGAGTTCGAGGACACGTTCGTCCTGTACCTCGACGGCCCCGACGCGGCGACTGTCGACGCCGAACTGGGAACGACTGGGAAGGTCGACAGCTTCGACGTAACGGACGTGACCGACGAACTGGTCAGCGGCACAGGCACCGACTCCGATGCTGCCGACGATAGCGGGGCGGGCTCGGATTCGGGTTCGGACCCCGACCCAGGGGCCGAAGAAGAACACAGCGTCGACGAAATCAAATCCGTCCGCGTCGACGTGGACCAGCTCGACGACCTTCACGGGCTCGTCGAGCAACTGGTCACGAGCCGAATCAAGCTCCGGCGTGGCGTCGAGAAAGACGACCTCGACTCCACCGGCGAGACGCTGAACGAACTGGACAAGATCACGGCGAATCTTCAGAACACAGTGATGGATATGCGGCTCATCCCGTTGAAGAAAGTCGTCGGGAAGTTCCCGCGGCTCGTCCGGGACCTCGCACGCGAACTCGACAAGGACATCGAGTTTGAAATCGAGGGCGAGGACATCGAACTCGACCGAACCATCCTCACCGAGATTTCGGACCCGCTGATGCACATCCTGCGGAATTCAGTCGACCACGGCATCGAGTCGCCCGAAGAGCGCGAACAGGCGGGCAAGTCACGCACCGGCCACATCACGCTCCGGGCCTCCCGCGAGCGCGACCACGTTATCATCGAAGTCGAAGACGACGGGGCCGGGCTTGACGTGGATGGCATCAGAGAGAAGGCCATCGAGAAAGGCGTCCGCTCGCCAGAGGAACTGGACGCGATGGACGACTCCGCGGTGTATGACCTCGTGTTCCATCCCGGCTTCTCGACGGCCGACGAAGTGACCGACACCAGCGGGCGCGGCGTCGGAATGGACGTCGTCCACGACACGGTCTCCCAGCTCGACGGGTCGGTCAGCGTCGACTCCGAACCGGGTGAGGGAACGACTGTCTCACTGCGCCTCCCGGTGACGATGGCTATCGTCAAGGTGCTGTTCGTCAAGGTCGGCGGCGAGGAGTACGGCGTCCCAATCAAGAACGTCGACGAGATTACCGGGACGGAAGAGGCAAAGCAGGTCAACGGTCAGGAAGTCATCAAGCACAACGACGAGATCTACCCGGTCATCCACCTGGATGACACCTTCGACATCGAGGGCGAGACAGCCAACGGCGACGGGATGCTCGTCCGCATCCGCGAGTCTGAGCGCCAGGTCGCACTCCACTGTGACTCGGTCAACAGCCAGGAAGAGGTCGTCGTCAAGCCCCTGGAGGGTATCCTCTCGGGAACACCCGGCCTCTCGGGCACGGCCGTCCTCGGCGACGGGAACATCGTCCACATCCTCGACGTGGTGACGCTATGA
- a CDS encoding RAD55 family ATPase, protein MIEQTKTGIEGLDDILNGGIVKNSTTLVSGNPGAGKSILCLQYIYNGVEKYDEKGIYLSFEEDESDLREAAESLGFDNWQDHVDNGNIKVYDKQVLLRENDFTSSLDILLEELEDGDYDRLVLDSLAMFELFFENEREKRTYLLKFTDILSDSGLTTLMTNEQGAVFPDTEVGLENYLTDGNIYLIQTPTDTGVNRYVWVAKMRKQNIETDIYPMEIDHGGIDVHQNASAFSMMSEEESPI, encoded by the coding sequence ATGATTGAGCAAACCAAAACGGGGATCGAGGGCCTCGACGACATTCTGAACGGCGGCATTGTGAAGAACTCGACGACACTGGTGAGCGGCAACCCTGGTGCCGGGAAATCGATCCTCTGCCTCCAGTACATCTACAACGGCGTCGAAAAGTACGACGAGAAGGGCATCTACCTCTCCTTCGAGGAAGACGAGTCGGACCTCCGGGAAGCCGCCGAATCTCTCGGCTTCGACAACTGGCAGGACCACGTCGACAACGGGAACATCAAGGTGTACGACAAGCAGGTGCTCCTGCGCGAGAACGACTTCACCTCCTCGCTGGATATTCTACTGGAGGAACTCGAAGACGGTGACTACGACCGACTGGTGCTTGACTCGCTTGCCATGTTCGAACTGTTCTTCGAAAACGAGAGGGAGAAGCGGACGTATCTCCTGAAGTTCACTGACATCCTCAGCGACAGCGGGCTCACGACGCTGATGACCAACGAACAGGGGGCCGTCTTCCCGGACACCGAGGTCGGACTGGAGAACTATCTAACTGACGGCAACATCTACCTTATCCAGACGCCGACTGACACCGGTGTGAACAGATACGTCTGGGTCGCCAAGATGCGAAAACAGAACATCGAGACGGACATCTATCCGATGGAGATTGACCACGGCGGCATCGATGTCCACCAGAACGCCAGCGCCTTCTCGATGATGAGCGAGGAAGAATCACCAATTTAA
- a CDS encoding DUF7112 family protein produces the protein MSDRVPSDHETVETHRVPVESVGRTDRPRVVLPEELAFDDGDTIRLALDGDRYHAVVETNLDGEPVLSHVADNRRLARERDGTNRLAEWVADSDVSLGGSAHLDVVTDGTEYGLRTPGKRVVYTATDGPDSSLSDIARNLDN, from the coding sequence GTGTCGGACCGCGTTCCCAGTGACCACGAAACCGTCGAGACGCATCGCGTTCCCGTCGAGTCGGTCGGTCGAACTGACCGACCACGGGTCGTGCTCCCGGAAGAACTGGCTTTCGACGACGGTGACACCATCCGCCTCGCACTTGACGGCGACCGGTACCACGCCGTCGTCGAGACGAATCTTGACGGCGAGCCGGTACTCTCACACGTTGCCGACAACCGCCGACTGGCCCGCGAACGGGACGGGACAAATCGCCTCGCAGAGTGGGTCGCCGATAGCGATGTCTCACTTGGCGGCTCAGCGCATCTCGACGTGGTCACTGACGGAACGGAGTACGGCCTCCGAACGCCGGGCAAGCGCGTCGTCTATACCGCGACCGACGGACCGGACTCCTCGCTGTCAGATATCGCTCGAAATCTCGACAACTGA
- a CDS encoding CheR family methyltransferase: protein MNKGSERTFNDLVEFIGEEMDFESGFYNDSYLDRRITARMRRTDTEDYQTYQRLLERDNGEREELLDSLSINVTSFFRNPEAWERLRPVLRELTENNRRVRLWSAPSADGREPYSAAMLALDDPEIDARRVEITATDINADILEEARKGTYATSQTTDIADELEPLDDYTKYIEQDGDTFQVRDQVKEMVTFEQHDLIRGDPKRDFDLVFCRNLLIYIDSEFKVPIFETIRGSLREGGYLMIGMTETLPAECRDSFEAVDKRHRIYRRV, encoded by the coding sequence ATGAACAAAGGCAGCGAGCGGACTTTCAACGACCTTGTAGAGTTCATCGGCGAAGAGATGGACTTCGAGTCGGGCTTTTACAACGACTCGTATCTCGACCGCCGCATCACCGCGCGGATGCGTCGGACCGACACCGAGGACTACCAGACATACCAGCGACTGCTGGAACGCGACAACGGCGAGCGTGAGGAACTGCTCGATTCGCTGTCGATCAACGTCACCAGCTTCTTCCGGAATCCGGAGGCGTGGGAGCGACTCCGGCCGGTCCTCCGAGAACTCACGGAGAACAACCGTCGCGTCAGGCTCTGGTCGGCCCCGAGTGCCGACGGCCGCGAGCCGTATTCGGCGGCGATGCTGGCACTCGACGACCCCGAGATCGATGCCCGTCGGGTCGAGATCACGGCGACAGACATCAACGCCGACATCCTCGAAGAGGCCCGCAAGGGGACCTACGCGACCTCCCAGACGACCGACATCGCCGATGAACTGGAACCGCTGGACGATTACACGAAATACATCGAGCAGGACGGCGACACGTTTCAGGTTCGGGACCAAGTCAAAGAGATGGTCACGTTCGAGCAACACGACCTCATCCGAGGCGACCCCAAGCGCGATTTCGATCTGGTGTTCTGCCGGAACCTCCTCATCTACATCGACTCGGAGTTCAAGGTCCCCATCTTCGAGACGATCCGCGGGTCACTCCGTGAGGGCGGCTATCTCATGATCGGCATGACTGAGACGCTGCCCGCGGAGTGCCGGGATTCCTTCGAAGCGGTCGACAAACGACACCGCATCTACCGGCGTGTGTAG
- a CDS encoding ArsR/SmtB family transcription factor, protein MDSGEILQTLGNKYSAEILDATDEPVSAQELSDELGIPIATCYRRIDELTEHDLLELHDNILSDDRRRIKVYRRNVDEVRVDFDDELTVHIEERSEVTNKLDEAWRTLSER, encoded by the coding sequence ATGGATTCAGGGGAGATTCTTCAGACGCTTGGCAATAAATACAGTGCCGAAATCCTTGACGCGACGGATGAACCGGTCTCCGCACAGGAGCTCAGCGACGAACTCGGAATCCCCATCGCGACGTGTTACCGACGGATCGACGAACTGACCGAACATGACCTGCTGGAACTCCACGACAATATTCTCTCTGACGACCGCCGACGTATCAAAGTGTACCGGCGGAACGTGGATGAAGTCCGGGTCGACTTCGACGATGAACTGACTGTCCACATCGAAGAGCGGTCGGAAGTGACCAACAAACTTGACGAGGCGTGGCGGACCCTATCCGAGCGATAG
- a CDS encoding archaellin/type IV pilin N-terminal domain-containing protein: protein MSEPNRREERATVKRRAQSSLGSIILLIAALLIAAATAGVLFEVVGGFQSDAATASDKSADRVIARTEVVGSTGHVNTTGQSIEAVTLVVKRAEGGGNMDLSDVVVGTTIGSGADAPVGSAAEVTVTPLRDDDDSLSRDILNDDGDRAALRIDLAALTGVELQPSESGTIRLLSPDGATTTVRVSVPSSLNGKTTVPL, encoded by the coding sequence GTGAGCGAACCGAACCGGCGAGAGGAGCGAGCGACCGTTAAACGGCGGGCACAGAGCTCTCTCGGGTCGATTATCCTCCTGATTGCGGCGCTCCTGATCGCCGCAGCCACGGCTGGCGTACTGTTCGAAGTAGTCGGTGGGTTTCAGTCCGACGCGGCCACGGCCAGCGACAAAAGCGCCGACCGGGTCATTGCGCGGACCGAAGTCGTCGGGAGCACTGGCCACGTTAACACGACTGGACAGAGCATCGAAGCGGTGACGCTCGTGGTGAAGCGAGCGGAAGGGGGCGGGAACATGGACCTTAGCGATGTTGTCGTTGGGACGACAATCGGGAGCGGGGCCGACGCGCCGGTGGGTTCCGCTGCTGAGGTTACGGTTACCCCACTCAGAGATGACGACGACTCACTCTCGCGGGACATCCTGAACGACGACGGCGACCGGGCAGCCTTGCGTATCGACCTCGCGGCACTGACAGGGGTCGAGCTCCAGCCGAGCGAAAGCGGCACGATACGGTTGCTGTCACCTGACGGCGCGACGACAACGGTCAGAGTCTCGGTCCCATCGTCGCTCAACGGGAAGACAACGGTCCCGCTCTGA
- a CDS encoding response regulator: MGGPDSHRISVLHVDDEPGLGETTAEFLRQQSDGFSVETATSTSEGLKRLTEAPFDCIVSDYDMADMDGIEFLRAVRAEYPDLPFVLFTGKGSEEVASEAVSAGVSDYLQKRGGTERYTLLANRITNLVTQHRAEERLRTRVQQQEAVADLGQYALTGCGLDALFERAVESVAAGLNTEYSKVLEYRPADNKFLLRAGVGWQSGLVGEAAVGAGEESQAGYTLQTEEPVVVEDLRTESRFSGPSLLLDHGVVSGISVIIGTTTEPWGVLGAHTSERRPFTKDDITFVRGVANTLTNAIEREQLEGTLRQAEQRYKTLLENFPGGGVFLFDDDLRYLIARGEGLSAFGLTPADVEGKTLAEVFPPAVVERQKPKYRAALDGETQVWTQEYEGKQYRLSTLPVTGSSDKQLGMVVSMDITGLSASV; encoded by the coding sequence ATGGGCGGGCCCGACAGCCACCGGATATCGGTACTGCATGTCGACGACGAACCGGGGCTCGGGGAGACAACAGCCGAATTTCTCCGACAGCAGAGCGACGGTTTCAGCGTCGAGACGGCGACCAGTACCAGCGAGGGGCTCAAGCGTCTTACCGAAGCGCCGTTTGACTGTATCGTCTCGGACTACGACATGGCAGACATGGACGGAATCGAATTTCTCAGGGCCGTCCGGGCGGAGTATCCGGACCTGCCGTTCGTTCTGTTCACTGGGAAGGGAAGCGAGGAAGTCGCCAGTGAAGCGGTTTCGGCGGGTGTAAGCGACTACCTCCAGAAGCGGGGCGGGACCGAGCGGTACACGCTGCTCGCGAACCGTATCACGAACCTCGTCACACAACACCGTGCGGAAGAGCGCCTCAGGACACGGGTCCAGCAGCAAGAAGCCGTCGCTGACCTCGGCCAGTACGCGCTGACAGGATGTGGCCTCGATGCGTTGTTCGAACGGGCTGTCGAGTCCGTAGCAGCAGGCCTCAATACGGAGTACAGCAAGGTGCTTGAGTACCGGCCGGCCGACAACAAGTTCCTGTTGCGTGCTGGTGTCGGCTGGCAGTCGGGGCTGGTCGGCGAGGCAGCAGTCGGGGCCGGCGAGGAATCACAGGCCGGATACACGCTCCAGACCGAAGAGCCGGTCGTCGTTGAAGACCTCCGGACGGAATCGCGGTTCAGTGGTCCGTCGCTGTTACTGGACCACGGTGTCGTGAGTGGTATCAGCGTCATCATCGGAACAACCACCGAGCCGTGGGGCGTGCTCGGGGCGCATACGAGTGAGCGGCGCCCCTTTACCAAGGACGACATCACGTTTGTCAGAGGCGTCGCAAACACCCTCACAAATGCCATCGAGCGGGAACAGCTCGAAGGAACCCTCCGGCAGGCAGAGCAACGGTACAAGACCCTGCTGGAGAACTTCCCTGGCGGCGGCGTATTCCTGTTTGATGACGACCTTCGATACCTTATCGCTCGCGGTGAGGGGCTCAGCGCGTTCGGTCTCACGCCGGCCGACGTGGAAGGGAAGACCCTCGCAGAAGTGTTTCCGCCTGCGGTTGTCGAGAGACAGAAGCCGAAGTACCGCGCCGCACTTGACGGTGAAACACAGGTCTGGACACAGGAGTACGAGGGCAAGCAGTACCGGCTGTCAACGCTGCCAGTGACGGGTAGCAGCGACAAACAGCTCGGCATGGTTGTCTCAATGGATATCACCGGCCTGTCCGCGAGCGTGTGA
- a CDS encoding 30S ribosomal protein S6e, with protein sequence MAEFTVAVSDPEDGHTYQIDVDGQDANRFIGRELGDEVDGGAVGLDGYSLELTGGSDTSGRPMRPDVRGVTTKEIMSDGGVGFEPTTDGERKRITVRGREVSDDTRQINAKITARGSDDVADLLGDDDE encoded by the coding sequence ATGGCAGAATTCACGGTCGCTGTCTCCGACCCGGAGGACGGCCACACCTACCAGATTGACGTTGACGGACAGGACGCAAACCGCTTCATCGGCCGCGAGCTCGGCGACGAGGTCGACGGCGGCGCTGTTGGCCTCGATGGCTACTCGCTTGAACTGACCGGCGGCTCGGACACTTCGGGTCGACCGATGCGACCTGACGTTCGCGGCGTCACGACGAAAGAAATCATGTCCGACGGCGGCGTCGGCTTCGAGCCGACCACCGACGGCGAGCGCAAGCGGATCACCGTCCGCGGCCGCGAGGTCAGCGACGACACGCGCCAGATCAACGCAAAAATTACGGCCCGCGGCAGCGACGATGTGGCCGACCTCCTCGGCGACGACGACGAGTAA